In the genome of Arthrobacter alpinus, the window CGCGATCTGCACCTGTGATGAGTGTGCCAACGTCCTTGACCAGGCGGGCCGCTACGGCCAACATCCACCGCGCCGAGAGCCTGTTGGGTTCGTAGGCGGGATCCGGCGCCACCTCGGGAAGTGCGGCGGGCGAAATTACATAGGAACGAGCAGTAGCCCCCATGATCCGCTCGGTGACATTGCCCCGGCGCTTCTCGTCCACCAGGGTTACCAGGCCGTGAAGTTCCAGCATCTTCAGGTGGTAATTGACCTTCTGCCGAGGCAGCCCCATCCGTGCTGCCACGCTTGCCGCCGATGCGGGAACGCGTAATTCCGCAAGTAGGCGGGCCCGAATGGGATCCAGCGTGGCTTCGGCAGCCGCGGCATTCTCGATCACTGCAACGTCCAACATAGTCCAAGCATCTCACCGACAAATTAATTTGTCCAGTGACTATTTCCGGGGTCCACTTTCACCGCGAAGCGACAGCGACGTTCAATTAGAGAAGGTGAATAACCGGCGCACAACACGGCCATCGGCGAGCGCATCCAGGCCTTCGTTGATCTCGGCGAGCGGTTTAGTGTCGGTGTGCAGCAGCTCGATGGGCAGGCGGCCATCGCGCCACATTTGGATATAGGCCGGGATATCCCGGGCCGGATCCGCATCTCCCATATAGGAACCGATCAGCCGCTTGCCCGTGCCGGCAAATTGCAGCGCCTGCACGTTGAGCGTCTGATCCGGGTGGGGCAGCCCCACCGAGACGAGGGCGCCACCCCGATCCAGCAGACCCAGGCAGGTTTCCATGACGCGAGAACTCCCCACGGCCTCGATCGCCACATCAACGCCGTCGCCGGCGTGTTTGGCTACGAGATCGGCAGCCTCGGCTGGTGACCCGGCGAAGTGCGCGCCGCACTTCAAGGCCAACGCCTGCTTTTCCGATAGCGGATCAATGGCGATGACGGTGGTGCGTGGAATCTGGACGGCAGCCATGACGGCGGCAAGACCCACGGCGCCCATACCAAACACAATCACGGACTGCCCCGCAGCGACCTTGGCCGAGTGAACCACGGCACCGATTCCGGTGAGGGCGGCGCAACCGAACATGGCGGCGATATCCAACGGGACGTCGTCGTCAATCACCACCACTGATTCGCGGGCCACGACCGCGTACTCGGAGAACGCGGACACGCCCAGGTGGTGGTTGATCCGCTCTCCTGACTGCGAGCGCAGGATCGCCTCGCCATGCAGCAGATCTCCTGTGCCGTTGACCTCGGCGCCACGATGACACAGCGCAGGGCGCCCGTTGTTGCAGGCCTTGCACGTGCCGCAGCTGGGAACAAACACCAGGACCACGCGATCTCCGGGCTTCACCCCTTCCACCTCAGGCCCGACGCCGGACACGGTTCCGCTTGCCTCGTGCCCCAGTGCCATCGGAAGTGGGCGGACGCGGGAACCGTTGATGACTGAGAGATCGGAGTGGCACAGGCTGGCGCGATCGATCTTGACCAGCACCTCGCCCGAACGCGGAACCGGGACGGGGAGCTGCTCAAGAATGAGCGGCGCACTGTCCGCATAGGGCCGGCTCGCGGGGGCCGTTCGAAGAATGGCGCTTGTCATCATCGTTGATTCAGTCATCCGTGGTTCCTTCGAGAGTTTGAATGCGCAGGGAAGCCAGTTTCGACAAATGGGATGAACCACTCCGATGACTTTGACGTGATCATACTCGCGATGCACGGCGGCGCCGTGGGCTTATGCCGCGTCGTGGTCAGTTTCCAGGATCTGGACCAAACGCTCCAATGCTTCATCGGCGCCGGGCCCCTCCGCGCGAAGGACCACCGCATCGCCGTGGGCTGCGCCGAGGCTCATGAGGGCGAGGATGCTGTCGGCCTCCATGGCGTCCTCGGCCGGCTCGCCGGCCAGGGCGATGGTCACCTCAAGATCAAGCTCAGCCACGGCCGCGGTGAAAATGGCTGCCGGGCGGGCGTGCAGGCCAACGCGGCTGGCAATGGTTGCGGTACGTTCTGACATTGAATACTCCTTGGTTGTTGGAAAACAGGTGGTGAAAACCGTTGAAATTTACAGGCCCAGCTCATCCAGAATGGGCAGGCCGGCACGGACGGCGGCGCGCGCTTCGGTGGCCGAGGGTGCAGCCAGAGCCGTGAACGCCAAGTGCCGGGCCTGGTCCAAGGTGACTGTCGGTAGCACAGCAGAGACGGCGGCCAGCGCGCGAGCACTCATCGAAAGCGACGCCACGCCCAGTCCCACAAGAACGACGGCGAGCGCCGGATCCGCTGCCGCCTCACCACAGACACCGACGGGCTTGGGAAGTCCACTGGCGCTGCTGGCCAGGGCGGCGCCGTCTGCCGTCAGTTTGACCAGCTGCAGCACGGCAGGCTGCCACGGGTTGTTGAGCGCGGCCAACGGACCAAGCTGCCGGTCGGCGGCCATGGCGTACTGGGTCAGGTCGTTGGTGCCCAAGGATGCGAAGGCGACTTCACGCAGCACGGTGGCTGCGGTCAACGCGGCGGAGGGAACTTCCACCATGACGCCGGGAGTCTTGAGCCCGGCCGCGGCACACAGTGCGGCAAAGTCGGCCGCCTCATCCGACGTCGAGATCATGGGGGCCATGACCCACACCTCGGCCTGGTGGACGGACTCGGCCGCGGCGATCGCAAGCAGCTGGCGTTCAAGAACCCCGGGTGAGGTCAGATCGGTGCGGTAGCCGCGGACACCCAGCGCGGGGTTGGGCTCATCGGCGTTGGTCAGGAACGGCAGTGGCTTGTCGGCGCCGGCGTCCAGGGTTCGAACAACCACCTTCTTACCCGGGAACGCGGCGAAAACTGCCCCATAGGCGGCTATTTGTTCCTCCACTGTGGGCTCTTCATCGCGGTCAAGGAAGCAGAATTCGGTGCGGAGCAGGCCAACACCTTCCGCGCCGGCGGCCGCAGCCTTGATGGCATCCGCCCCGGTGCCCACGTTGGCCAGCAGCGGGATCCGGAGACCGTCGGCCAAAACGTTGGCGCCGTTGAAGGCCGTGAGCGTTGACGCCTGGGCTGCCCACGCTGCCGCGGCCACGATCAGCTCGGCATCAGGTTCTGCCGTAATGGAACCTGCTGCGCCGTCCACGTAAACTTCCGTGCCATCGGCAATCCCGTCAACACCGCGGGCAGCAACCACGGCGGGCAGGCCCAGCGCGCGGGCCAAAATGGCGGTGTGGGACTGCGGGCCACCACTGGAGGTGATGAGGGCGATGATTTTGGCCGGATCCAAGGTGGCGGTATCGGCCGGCGCCAGGTCCTCGGCAGCGAGAATGAACGGTATGTCAGAGACCGGAATGCCAGGAGCAGGCAGCCCACGCAGCTCCGAAACGATGCGCGCACGGACATCCAGAACATCGGTGGCACGCTCGGCCATGTAGCCACCCAGCGCCCGGAGCTTTTCGGCCACGGCTTCGCCGGCTTCCCAGATGGCGCGCTCGGGAGTGCGCGCCCCGCCGGGCACCTCAGGCGCGAGCAGCTTGATGGCCGATTTCACCAACATGGGATCGGCGGCCATCAACGCTGTGGCCTCCAGAACTTCCCTGCCCTCACCCTCGACGGCGGCCGCCCGGGATCGCAGTTCGGCCTGGACGGCCTTGGCCGCATCCTTGATGCGCTGCCCCTGCACAGCCAGGTTGACGTCCGCGGCCACGGCTGCATTGGCACGAGGTTCCTGCACCGGCTTGGGCATCTGGCGCACCTGGCCAACAACACGTCCCGGAGCAACACCTACACCTGAAAATTGCTGCCGCCGGGTCGCGGGAATCAGGACCTCGTTGTTCATTTCTT includes:
- a CDS encoding winged helix-turn-helix domain-containing protein, whose protein sequence is MLDVAVIENAAAAEATLDPIRARLLAELRVPASAASVAARMGLPRQKVNYHLKMLELHGLVTLVDEKRRGNVTERIMGATARSYVISPAALPEVAPDPAYEPNRLSARWMLAVAARLVKDVGTLITGADRANQRLATFALDGEITFATAADRAAFVAELAASAAQLAQKYHSGSATGGRKHRLVVALHPSVKVTAESQLKES
- a CDS encoding putative PEP-binding protein, giving the protein MNNEVLIPATRRQQFSGVGVAPGRVVGQVRQMPKPVQEPRANAAVAADVNLAVQGQRIKDAAKAVQAELRSRAAAVEGEGREVLEATALMAADPMLVKSAIKLLAPEVPGGARTPERAIWEAGEAVAEKLRALGGYMAERATDVLDVRARIVSELRGLPAPGIPVSDIPFILAAEDLAPADTATLDPAKIIALITSSGGPQSHTAILARALGLPAVVAARGVDGIADGTEVYVDGAAGSITAEPDAELIVAAAAWAAQASTLTAFNGANVLADGLRIPLLANVGTGADAIKAAAAGAEGVGLLRTEFCFLDRDEEPTVEEQIAAYGAVFAAFPGKKVVVRTLDAGADKPLPFLTNADEPNPALGVRGYRTDLTSPGVLERQLLAIAAAESVHQAEVWVMAPMISTSDEAADFAALCAAAGLKTPGVMVEVPSAALTAATVLREVAFASLGTNDLTQYAMAADRQLGPLAALNNPWQPAVLQLVKLTADGAALASSASGLPKPVGVCGEAAADPALAVVLVGLGVASLSMSARALAAVSAVLPTVTLDQARHLAFTALAAPSATEARAAVRAGLPILDELGL
- a CDS encoding alcohol dehydrogenase catalytic domain-containing protein, producing the protein MMTSAILRTAPASRPYADSAPLILEQLPVPVPRSGEVLVKIDRASLCHSDLSVINGSRVRPLPMALGHEASGTVSGVGPEVEGVKPGDRVVLVFVPSCGTCKACNNGRPALCHRGAEVNGTGDLLHGEAILRSQSGERINHHLGVSAFSEYAVVARESVVVIDDDVPLDIAAMFGCAALTGIGAVVHSAKVAAGQSVIVFGMGAVGLAAVMAAVQIPRTTVIAIDPLSEKQALALKCGAHFAGSPAEAADLVAKHAGDGVDVAIEAVGSSRVMETCLGLLDRGGALVSVGLPHPDQTLNVQALQFAGTGKRLIGSYMGDADPARDIPAYIQMWRDGRLPIELLHTDTKPLAEINEGLDALADGRVVRRLFTFSN
- a CDS encoding HPr family phosphocarrier protein, yielding MSERTATIASRVGLHARPAAIFTAAVAELDLEVTIALAGEPAEDAMEADSILALMSLGAAHGDAVVLRAEGPGADEALERLVQILETDHDAA